The region GCCTCCGGCCTGACGATCGCCAAGTACCACGGGGTCGGCAGCACGCAGGCGGACTTCTGCACCCGGGCCCAGCCCTACTACGGCTGCAACAACCAGCCCGCCACGCTCGACGACATGGCCAAGGGGTGGGGCAGCCTCGGCATGAGGAACACCGGCTCGGGGCTGAACAGCGCGGCGTCGTTCAACCAGGTCTACACCGACGTCAAGGCGTCCCGCCCGCTGGGCGCGCGCATCGGCTGGACCTCCGGCGGCGGCCACATGAACGTCGTCTACGGGTTCGACACCTCGAACAACACCATCGGCGTGGCCGACCCGTGGCCGGACACCACCACCTACACGTGGTGGAACTACAACGACTACGTCAGCAACAGCTCGTTCAAGTGGACCCACTCCCGGATCGGCATCTCCCGTTAAGGCAGGCGACATGCGTGAAACACCGACGTCCGGCGCGCCAGCGGCCTCGCGCCTCTCCCGCCTCGCCGCCG is a window of Saccharothrix espanaensis DSM 44229 DNA encoding:
- a CDS encoding papain-like cysteine protease family protein → MGRFRFSTAVSAIALTACGLLLAGGGAAQAEAGYDSITMFKQEKTQWCWAASGLTIAKYHGVGSTQADFCTRAQPYYGCNNQPATLDDMAKGWGSLGMRNTGSGLNSAASFNQVYTDVKASRPLGARIGWTSGGGHMNVVYGFDTSNNTIGVADPWPDTTTYTWWNYNDYVSNSSFKWTHSRIGISR